The following proteins come from a genomic window of Hymenobacter canadensis:
- a CDS encoding SusC/RagA family TonB-linked outer membrane protein: MKQPYLAKLLFLLLFVCAGFTGAFAQTGSVSGRVVDEKNGGLPGVTVIIEGTTLGNSTNSDGTYSIQNVPAGPRTLVVSFVGYTTGRIPVTVTAGQNTAVASTTLNENTTLLNEAVVVGYGTVRKQDVTGSVTAVTSRDFVKGQITTPEQLIAGKVAGVQITGSGGAPGAGSTIRIRGGSSLSATNDPLIVIDGVPVNGGEVSGTGNALNLINPNDIETFTVLKDASATAIYGSRASNGVIIITTKKGISGEKTRVNVSSQFSLAYNPKKFDVLSGDEFRALVNQQGTEDQKALLGTANTDWQDAIFRTAYTQDYNASITGNAGAVPYRVSLGHLNQDGVIKTNNFKRNSVSVGINPTLFDGHLRVDANIKGSWVDNRFVENGIVGNAVFFNPTQPILQAGSPFDGYFEYYTTSPTGVIGRVGQSTANPLARLNQRRDRSTVKRSIGNLALDYKLHFLPDLRANINVGYDITRSNGNTFVAGNNAISEFNQNGPGGIDNSYAQDRDNKLLETYLNYTKDFGTAGRLELLGGYSYQDFLRNAPFFFGRRPNGDLINPAQLEAFADKSQYTLISYYGRLNYNFNDRYLFTATLRNDISSRFSEENRSGLFPAAALAWRIKGENFLANSTFLSDLKLRVGYGITGQQDVGGVNDYPALARYINGESTVSYPVGGVYTIPVRRAPSDPNIKWEETTTYNAGLDYGFIDGRLTGTVDVYLRKTKDLINEIEVPAGSNASNKLFTNIGSLENKGVELGLVGVVAQSTDFNWSLTANATFNRNEITKLTLNDNPNSLGSRVGGIGGGTGSTIQTNSVGFQARSFFVYKQKYDASGNPIQPNGTTVTDLQAFEDLDANGVINEQDLYRYKAPAPRTILGLGSNMSYRKVNFAFTMRANLGNYAYNNIASSSTSTNIFPSQPFLNNTTRFYEQTRAIGSGTNYRLSDYYVQDASFLRMDNITLGYTLGEESNINISLAVQNAFVITKYDGIDPEIFDGIDNNLYPRARTYTIGVNFGF, translated from the coding sequence ATGAAACAACCCTACCTGGCGAAACTCTTGTTTCTGCTACTGTTCGTTTGTGCCGGGTTTACTGGTGCATTCGCGCAGACTGGTTCCGTGAGTGGCCGTGTCGTAGACGAGAAGAACGGTGGCCTGCCCGGCGTAACCGTAATCATCGAAGGCACCACGCTCGGCAACTCCACTAACTCGGACGGTACGTACTCCATTCAGAACGTACCAGCCGGCCCGCGCACGCTGGTTGTCTCGTTTGTAGGCTACACCACCGGCCGCATTCCGGTAACCGTAACGGCCGGCCAGAACACGGCCGTAGCCAGCACGACCCTCAACGAAAATACCACGCTGCTCAACGAAGCAGTAGTAGTAGGCTACGGCACCGTACGCAAGCAGGACGTAACGGGCTCGGTAACGGCCGTTACCTCGCGTGACTTCGTGAAGGGCCAGATCACTACGCCTGAGCAGCTCATCGCCGGCAAAGTGGCGGGTGTGCAGATCACGGGCAGCGGCGGCGCTCCTGGCGCCGGCAGCACCATCCGTATCCGCGGCGGCTCTTCGCTGTCGGCCACCAACGACCCACTCATCGTAATTGATGGGGTACCGGTGAACGGCGGGGAAGTGAGCGGCACGGGCAATGCCCTGAACCTGATCAACCCCAACGACATTGAGACCTTCACGGTGCTCAAGGACGCTTCGGCCACGGCCATCTACGGCTCGCGCGCTTCCAACGGCGTTATCATCATCACCACCAAAAAGGGCATCAGCGGCGAGAAAACCCGCGTAAATGTCAGCTCGCAGTTCTCGTTGGCCTACAACCCCAAGAAGTTCGACGTGCTGTCGGGCGACGAGTTCCGGGCGCTGGTGAACCAGCAGGGCACCGAAGACCAGAAGGCGCTTCTGGGCACTGCCAACACCGACTGGCAGGATGCCATTTTCCGCACCGCCTACACGCAGGATTATAACGCCAGCATCACCGGCAACGCCGGTGCCGTACCGTACCGCGTATCGCTGGGCCACCTCAACCAGGATGGCGTTATCAAGACCAATAACTTCAAGCGTAACAGCGTTTCGGTGGGTATCAACCCTACCCTGTTCGACGGCCACCTGCGCGTTGATGCCAACATCAAAGGCTCCTGGGTGGACAACCGCTTCGTGGAGAACGGCATTGTCGGCAACGCGGTGTTCTTCAACCCCACGCAGCCTATCCTGCAGGCCGGCTCGCCTTTCGACGGCTACTTCGAGTACTACACCACCAGCCCCACCGGCGTTATTGGCCGTGTAGGCCAGTCGACGGCCAACCCCCTGGCCCGCCTGAACCAGCGCCGCGACCGGAGCACCGTGAAGCGGAGCATCGGTAACCTGGCCCTCGATTACAAACTGCACTTCCTGCCCGACCTCCGCGCCAACATCAACGTCGGCTACGACATCACGCGCAGCAACGGCAACACGTTTGTAGCCGGCAACAACGCCATTTCGGAGTTCAACCAGAACGGCCCGGGCGGTATCGACAACAGCTACGCTCAGGACCGCGACAACAAGCTGCTCGAAACCTACCTCAACTACACCAAGGACTTCGGCACGGCCGGCCGTTTGGAACTGTTGGGGGGCTACTCCTACCAGGATTTCCTGCGCAACGCGCCGTTCTTCTTCGGCCGCCGTCCCAACGGCGACCTGATCAACCCAGCCCAGCTGGAAGCCTTCGCCGACAAGTCGCAGTACACGCTCATCTCTTACTACGGCCGTCTGAACTACAATTTCAACGACCGGTACCTGTTCACGGCCACGCTGCGGAACGATATTTCGTCGCGCTTCTCTGAGGAAAACCGCTCGGGTCTATTCCCGGCTGCGGCTCTGGCTTGGCGTATCAAAGGCGAGAATTTCCTGGCCAACTCCACCTTCCTTTCCGATCTGAAACTGCGCGTAGGCTACGGCATCACCGGCCAGCAGGACGTTGGCGGAGTTAATGACTACCCCGCTCTGGCGCGCTACATCAACGGTGAAAGCACAGTTTCATATCCGGTTGGCGGCGTATACACCATTCCGGTACGCCGGGCTCCGAGCGACCCGAACATCAAGTGGGAAGAAACCACCACCTACAACGCTGGTCTGGACTATGGCTTCATTGATGGCCGCCTGACGGGTACCGTGGACGTGTACCTGCGCAAAACCAAAGATCTGATCAACGAGATTGAAGTGCCAGCTGGCTCGAACGCCTCTAACAAACTGTTCACCAACATCGGCTCTTTGGAGAACAAAGGTGTAGAGCTGGGTCTGGTGGGCGTAGTTGCCCAATCTACTGACTTCAACTGGAGCCTGACGGCCAACGCCACCTTCAACCGCAACGAAATCACGAAGCTCACGCTCAACGACAACCCGAACTCTTTGGGTTCGCGCGTTGGTGGCATCGGTGGCGGTACGGGTTCTACCATCCAAACCAACTCTGTGGGCTTCCAGGCCCGCTCGTTCTTCGTGTACAAGCAGAAGTACGACGCCAGCGGCAACCCCATCCAGCCTAACGGCACGACGGTTACGGACCTGCAGGCCTTCGAAGATCTGGACGCCAATGGTGTCATCAACGAGCAGGACCTGTATCGTTATAAGGCACCGGCACCCAGAACCATTCTGGGCCTGGGCTCGAACATGAGCTACCGCAAAGTGAACTTCGCTTTCACGATGCGCGCCAACCTGGGCAACTACGCCTACAACAACATTGCGTCCAGCTCCACCAGCACCAACATCTTCCCTTCCCAGCCTTTCCTGAACAACACCACCCGCTTCTATGAGCAGACGCGGGCCATCGGTTCAGGCACCAACTACCGCCTCTCCGACTACTACGTGCAGGACGCTTCGTTCCTGCGCATGGACAACATCACGCTGGGCTACACCCTGGGTGAAGAGTCGAACATTAATATCTCGCTGGCTGTTCAGAATGCATTCGTAATCACCAAGTATGATGGCATTGACCCCGAGATTTTTGATGGCATCGACAACAATCTGTACCCCCGGGCCCGCACGTATACCATCGGTGTAAACTTTGGCTTCTAA